One region of Marivirga arenosa genomic DNA includes:
- a CDS encoding fasciclin domain-containing protein, giving the protein MKKKNLFLKPTSGLLALLMLAMSSFMFTACNDDPEPEPEPENSILEIVSASPDHTQLAAYVSADADLAAALGGNDLTLFAPDDAAFEKLRVTLGVDDLNQVNPGVIATVLRFHAVASVERRESFTESTSLPTLQGENITFNANGNIATGGSDTDVEFVGDEILATNGVVHVVETILIPPTVFATIGANLGKVSQTVLLGADFSTLAAAIAKADAYAAGEGLTLLSSVLAGDDPITVFAPVNAVFEGAGITLDTFTGAEWYGIIATHVVLGDFSAQALGAGLQQGTNTYATAAGSNIQIAPTVFQETETLAAGGAPVVSADIESDNGRVHAVAGVVSSVNTYTTVLLGAQGNSNEGFYNAFSNVRYTYAEARDASGTSGSPVDFAHYVGSNDGVTLASIDDGGLNTVYTAVGLPISSIFGTRNSTKFRVTDLSPAQFGGILLNSQLEAAASSENNTNSSATNLSEGSVVAFTLDADRGGYSGLVRVVEIDEGDGLGNGTITIEVKVQVEGN; this is encoded by the coding sequence ATGAAGAAGAAAAATTTATTTTTAAAACCAACAAGTGGCTTGCTAGCCTTATTAATGTTAGCGATGTCATCTTTCATGTTCACAGCATGTAATGACGATCCGGAGCCAGAGCCAGAACCAGAAAATTCAATATTGGAGATAGTTTCTGCTAGTCCAGATCATACACAATTAGCAGCTTATGTAAGTGCCGATGCTGATTTAGCTGCTGCTTTAGGAGGAAATGATCTTACTTTATTTGCACCAGATGATGCAGCTTTTGAGAAATTAAGAGTAACATTAGGAGTGGATGACCTAAATCAAGTTAATCCTGGAGTTATCGCAACAGTTTTAAGATTTCACGCAGTTGCTTCTGTAGAGAGAAGAGAGTCATTTACGGAATCTACTTCTTTACCTACACTACAAGGAGAGAATATAACTTTTAATGCAAATGGTAATATTGCGACTGGTGGATCGGATACAGACGTTGAATTTGTTGGAGATGAGATTTTAGCTACCAATGGTGTAGTGCATGTTGTTGAAACTATTTTAATTCCACCAACTGTTTTTGCTACGATTGGTGCAAACTTAGGTAAAGTATCACAAACAGTTTTATTAGGTGCTGACTTCAGTACATTAGCAGCAGCTATTGCGAAAGCAGATGCGTATGCAGCTGGAGAGGGCTTAACGTTATTATCATCTGTTTTAGCTGGCGATGATCCAATTACGGTTTTTGCACCAGTAAATGCTGTATTCGAAGGTGCGGGTATCACTTTGGATACTTTCACTGGAGCTGAATGGTATGGAATTATTGCAACTCACGTAGTTTTAGGTGATTTTTCTGCACAGGCATTAGGAGCTGGTTTACAGCAAGGTACTAATACTTATGCTACGGCAGCAGGATCTAATATTCAAATAGCACCTACTGTTTTTCAGGAAACTGAAACTTTAGCTGCGGGCGGAGCACCAGTTGTATCTGCTGATATTGAATCAGATAACGGTAGAGTACATGCTGTTGCTGGTGTAGTTTCAAGTGTTAATACTTATACTACTGTTTTATTAGGTGCTCAAGGAAACTCTAATGAGGGTTTTTATAATGCATTCAGTAATGTTAGGTATACTTACGCAGAAGCAAGAGACGCTTCAGGAACTAGTGGTTCTCCTGTTGATTTCGCTCATTATGTTGGTTCTAATGATGGAGTAACTTTAGCTTCTATTGATGATGGAGGACTTAATACAGTTTATACAGCTGTTGGTTTACCAATTTCAAGCATTTTTGGAACAAGAAACTCTACTAAATTCAGAGTTACTGATTTATCTCCTGCGCAATTTGGCGGTATTTTATTAAATAGTCAATTAGAGGCTGCAGCTAGTTCTGAGAATAATACTAACTCTTCTGCAACTAACTTATCTGAAGGGAGTGTAGTTGCATTCACTTTAGATGCAGACAGAGGTGGATACTCAGGTTTAGTTAGAGTAGTTGAAATTGATGAGGGAGATGGACTTGGTAACGGAACAATTACTATTGAGGTAAAAGTTCAAGTTGAAGGAAATTAA